CCCTTATTGCCTTGGTGAATGAGTTACTCGGTTGGGTTGGCGCACCCACCTTTGGAACTTTTCAGTTGTATAACCTGAATGCTTGGATCAAGAGCGTTTCTTTTGGTAGTTTCGAGGCCCTTTCCATGCAGTCGGTTTTGGGATTCTTGTTTGCACCTTTTGCATGGTTGATGGGCGTAGAATCGCGGGATATTCTACAGTTTGGCCGTCTTCTCGGCGAAAAAATCATCCTAAACGAGTTTGTGGCCTATTCCTCATTGGTTGACCTTAAAGCCCAAATGACGGAACGTTCTGTCTTGATGGCCACCTATGCACTGTGTGGTTTTGCCAATATTTCCTCGATTGCCATTCAGATTGGCGGGATTGGCGGACTTGCGCCAGAGCGCCGCTCGGAAATTGCCAACCTTGGCTTTAGGGCTGTATTGGCTGGTGCGATGGCCACTTGTCTCTCGGCCACCGTTGCCGGAGTCTTATTCTAAGATATTGTTTTTGGGAAGGCGATTCTTCAAAAGGGTCGCCTTTTTTTATTAAATGCAAGGTCATACTCCAGTCGTCGTTCTTCGTCTAAAAAGCGGGAAGGATATGGCCATGTAAAACCAATAGCCAAGTGGAAATAGGAACAGTTTTGGTAACAGGCGCAACGGGCTTCCTTGGTTCCGAGTTGGTTCGTCAGTTAATCGGAAAAGGGCAAACGGTGCGGATCTTGGCCCGTAAATCCGCCCAATTCGATCTGCTACAAGATGTAGCGGGGAAATTTGAGGTGGCCATAGGCGACATCACCGATCCATTATCGGTACGGGATGCAATGGACGGTGTTCAGGTGGTTTACCATGCGGCGGCGTTTGTGGGCTTTGGTGGAAGAAAAGACGCCGAAAAGCTCCGTGTCGTCAATGTGCAAGGAACAGCAAATGTGGTGAATAGTGTGCTTGGTACCCAAGTAAGACGCTTGGTACTCACCTCAAGTATGGCGGCGTTTGGGCGTCCGGCGAATCAAGAAGACGTGATAACCGAAAACCAACTCTGGACGCCCTCCAAGCTGAACACCGGCTACGCACAGTCTAAATACGACGCCGAGTTGGAAGTCCAACGTGGTATCGCAGAAGGCTTGGATGCCGTGATTGTAAATCCCGCATTGATTTTTGGCATTGGGCGCTTGGGCGAAGGAACCATGAAAATTGTGGAACAGGTAAAAACGGGCCGCCTGCCCGCTGTTCCTTGGGGTGCTACCAATGTCGTAGATGTGCGAGATGTGGCCGCTGGACATCTTTTGGCGTGTGAAAAAGGCAAAACCGGCGAGCGCTATTTTTTAGGAGGTGAGAACCAAATGTGGAGCGAAATTGTGGCGAAATTGGCGGCGGCCTTTGGTGTAAAAGCACCAACCAGAAAATTACATCCGACCCTTTCGATGATTGCCGCAACCATCACCGAGACCATCGGAAACCTAACCGGAACCCAGCCCTTGCTCACCCGAGAGAGCGCCCGCGCCTCTATTGGACGCTACCGATACAGCACCCAAAAAGCCGAAGAAACGTTGGGATACCGTGCTAGAACAATGGCCGAAACAGCTGCTTATTTGGCTAAAAATTGGCCACAAGCCCGTTTATAAAAGATGTGAGGCAACACCATCACCTATAAAATTGGCACGACGACTCTTAGAAAAGTCCATAGAGTACAAAGAACTCGCGTCCTTTTCATCCTCAAGCGCCCAATTTATCGCCCCACCAAGGCCATATAAGACCGCATGGCCTGCTGCAAACGCTCATCCTTTTGTACCAAGCGTGCCAATTCAGCCAGTAAAGCCTTCTGCCGAAAAGCCCGAATCAGGTCTGTTGCAAAGAGCTGCAACCATTCTGCACCTGCTTTTTCGGCCAGCCAGCCAAACGCATGGTAGCCTTGCG
The nucleotide sequence above comes from Rhodothermia bacterium. Encoded proteins:
- a CDS encoding NAD-dependent epimerase/dehydratase family protein encodes the protein MEIGTVLVTGATGFLGSELVRQLIGKGQTVRILARKSAQFDLLQDVAGKFEVAIGDITDPLSVRDAMDGVQVVYHAAAFVGFGGRKDAEKLRVVNVQGTANVVNSVLGTQVRRLVLTSSMAAFGRPANQEDVITENQLWTPSKLNTGYAQSKYDAELEVQRGIAEGLDAVIVNPALIFGIGRLGEGTMKIVEQVKTGRLPAVPWGATNVVDVRDVAAGHLLACEKGKTGERYFLGGENQMWSEIVAKLAAAFGVKAPTRKLHPTLSMIAATITETIGNLTGTQPLLTRESARASIGRYRYSTQKAEETLGYRARTMAETAAYLAKNWPQARL